Genomic segment of Paraburkholderia agricolaris:
CGCCTTTTAACTTCCGGGCGGTGGCCCGGGGCGTGAGAGTCTGTCAAATTGCGCGCGTTTGAGCCGTGGGGAGTCTCCTTGCACCCGAACGCGCAAACGAAACCGGATCGAACTCGAGGCGAACGCGGAACCGAAATCGGAAGGGGTAAAGTCGTGAAAAAAATCCCCCGAAATTCGCTAAGCTGCTGTTAGTGCAGTGAAAACCGGGGAGGTATCGCGTATAATTCGCTTTTGCGCCTATAGGATTTGCCATGCGTCTGATCCAAACAGCACTCACGTTCGATGACGTGCTCCTCGTCCCGGCTTTCTCCGATGTTTTGCCGCGCGACACCAGCCTCAAGACCCGGCTGACCCGCAACATCTCCCTGAATATGCCGCTCGTGTCCGCCGCCATGGACACCGTCACCGAAGCCCGTCTCGCGATCGCGATGGCGCAAATGGGTGGCGTGGGCATCATCCACAAGAACCTCACCGCGGCTGAACAGGCGGCTGAAGTTGCCAAGGTCAAGCGCTTCGAATCGGGCGTCGTGCGCGATCCGATCACCGTGCCGCCGCAAATGAAGGTGCGCGACGTCATTGCGCTGTCACGCCAGCATGGCATTTCGGGCTTCCCGGTCGTCGAAGGCGCGCAACTGGTCGGCATCGTCACGAACCGCGACTTGCGTTTTGAAGAGCGTCTGGACGAGCCGGTGCGCAACATCATGACGCCGCGCGAGCGCCTCGTCACCGTCAAGGAAGGCACGCCGCTCGCCGAAGCCAAGGCGCTGATGCACAGCCATCGCCTTGAGCGCGTGCTGGTCATCAACGACGCATTCGAACTGCGCGGCCTGATGACCGTCAAGGACATCACCAAGCAAACCGAGCACCCGGACGCGTGTAAAGACGAGCACGGCAAGCTGCGCGCGGGCGCGGCGGTCGGCGTGGGCGAAGACAACGAAGAACGCGTTGAGCTGCTGGTGCAGGCCGGCGTCGACGTCATCGTGGTCGACACGGCGCATGGCCACAGCAAGGGCGTGCTCGAGCGCGTTCGCTGGGTCAAGCAGAACTTCCCGCACGTTGAAGTGATCGGCGGCAACATCGCCACGGCCGCGGCGGCCAAGGCGCTGGTCGAATACGGCGCAGACGGCGTGAAGGTCGGCATCGGCCCGGGCTCGATCTGCACGACGCGGATCGTTGCCGGTGTGGGTGTGCCGCAGGTCACGGCGATCTCGAACGTGTCGGAAGCGCTCAAGGGCACCGGCGTGCCGGTCATCGCCGACGGTGGCGTGCGATTCTCGGGCGACGTCAGCAAGGCGCTGGCCGCCGGCGCGAATTCCGTGATGATGGGCAGCATGTTCGCCGGCACCGAAGAAGCGCCGGGCGACGTGTTCCTGTTCCAGGGCCGTCAATACAAGTCGTACCGTGGCATGGGCTCGGTCGGCGCGATGAAGGACGGTGCTGCAGACCGCTATTTCCAGGACAATTCCGCGAACATCGACAAGCTGGTGCCGGAAGGTATCGAAGGCCGCGTCGCCTACAAGGGTTCGGTCAACGCAATCCTGTTCCAGCTGATCGGCGGCGTGCGCGCCAGCATGGGCTACTGCGGCTGCCGCACCATCGCGGAGATGAACGACAAGGCCGAGTTCGTGCAGATCACGGGTGCGGGCTTGCGCGAGTCGCACGTGCATGATGTGCAGATCACCAAGGAAGCGCCCAACTACCACGTGGACTAAACGCCAATGAAGCCATTGCTGCGCGCTGTACTCATCCTCGATGCGTTGTTGCTGCTTGCGTTCGGCGTGCTGTTTCTGCTGACGCCCTGGACTTCGTTGTACAACGCGCTGCAACTGGTGCAAACCCAGCCGGCTCTGGTCGGCCAGGGGTTTGGCGTGGCGCTGATCGGGCTCGCGTGGCTCGCTTTGCACGCGTCGATCGACGGCGCGCTCACGTCGACGGTCGCCAGGGTCGTCGGCCATGTGAACTGGCTGACCGGCGTGCTGATGCTGGTCTGGCTGCTCGGGCTGCATACGCCGGCGTTGACCGGCTTCGGGCAGATCATCGCCGTGCTGACCGGTGTCGTGCTGCTGGTGGTTGGCCTGGGCGGTGTGCGTCTGTCGGGCGCGGTGCGGCGGCGTGAAAAGTTGCGGCTGGTTGAAGCCGCTGCCGCCGAACGTGCAGAAAAGCAGGCCGCGAAAGATGCCGCCAAAGACGCTGCCAACAGGCGCGACACCGGTCGCGTGACGGCGGAGCCGGTCTATCGTGCCGAGCCGGTCGTAGAGCCCGTTATGCCGGTCACACGGCCTGTGAGTCCTGTTTCGGCTGTGCCGGTCTACCCGTCGGTCGACGAACCGGGCCTGACGGCCTCTGAACGCGCCGCACGGGCGGAGGCAGCCGCAGCGCGGGACGACGCGCGCAACGCCGCCGCCGATGCACCCGGTGCGCCCCGGCCGCCGTTTCATGGCTGACGCGCCAAGCGCCAGAACGCCTGTCGAAGCAACCGGATTCCGTTCGCGCGCGCCGCAGGCAGGTGCCTGCGATGTTGAACGGTCCAGCGCGCTTCATCGCTACGCTTCATGTTCGATGGTCCTTACGTGGACCGCTT
This window contains:
- the guaB gene encoding IMP dehydrogenase, coding for MRLIQTALTFDDVLLVPAFSDVLPRDTSLKTRLTRNISLNMPLVSAAMDTVTEARLAIAMAQMGGVGIIHKNLTAAEQAAEVAKVKRFESGVVRDPITVPPQMKVRDVIALSRQHGISGFPVVEGAQLVGIVTNRDLRFEERLDEPVRNIMTPRERLVTVKEGTPLAEAKALMHSHRLERVLVINDAFELRGLMTVKDITKQTEHPDACKDEHGKLRAGAAVGVGEDNEERVELLVQAGVDVIVVDTAHGHSKGVLERVRWVKQNFPHVEVIGGNIATAAAAKALVEYGADGVKVGIGPGSICTTRIVAGVGVPQVTAISNVSEALKGTGVPVIADGGVRFSGDVSKALAAGANSVMMGSMFAGTEEAPGDVFLFQGRQYKSYRGMGSVGAMKDGAADRYFQDNSANIDKLVPEGIEGRVAYKGSVNAILFQLIGGVRASMGYCGCRTIAEMNDKAEFVQITGAGLRESHVHDVQITKEAPNYHVD